The genomic interval TGGCCGTTGGTTCGAACATTGAAATCAAATGAAAAAAGCATGGCATGGTTCTGGGTATCAAATATGTTGGAAATTCGCTGATTCGCCAAAGTGGGTGTCGTGTTGCTGTCATAGATATACAACGATCTGCCGCCACCGCTGAAATAGGATGATATTCCGCCGATACTATTCGTCTGACTGCCCGTCGCGTTGACAGCCGTCCACCCATCCTGTCCAATGATCGGAGCCAATACGTTGTAACTCTCAAAGTCCTCGGAAAACAGGATACCCCCGTGAGCCGATCCGACGGCTGCGAACAAAAGGGAAAACAGAATACTCCCGTAAGCCGCCCCAGCGGTTGCGAGCACAAGAAACCCAGCGATTACTTTCTTAACTAATCTCATGGCCTATCTCCTTTTGCTTGTTTTTCTGACTGTTGAAAAAATTACAGAGCCGTCCGGTGAATCAGCACCAGTTCAGGCCGGGAGTCCTCATACGCTGTATTGCTCAGATAAAAACCGGGGGCATTGGTCGAACGATCATTGACGACAACCATAAAGGTAACGCTGTGATCCGTATCCTGATTGATCATCGCCAGTCCCTTGGCATTCAAAGGAATACTGAAGGCGGTCTGAGACAGGGTTCCCGCCGGAACCGTAACCGATGCGGCGAGCGCGGTGTCGGCTGGCACAAACGGATTCGGATTGGCTGCCGGATTCCATGCCTGCGACGGGACGCTACTCGCATTGTGCGCCGGCGCATTGTTCCACGTCAGCGTGTTTTCTGTCCAGCCGGTCTCCGCCGCCTCATTAGTGATCGCCACAATGCTGTAGCTGTTGCCCTCAGAACAATTGGTGGTAATACCCAGCTTGAGCGCGGCCGAAATCGCTACGGGAACATTGGCCGGCAGGTTAAACCGATAGTAAATAACCCTCTTGAAAGTCCCGGTCCCATTCCATAAACATCTGCCATTATAGGTGGCGCCAGCATAGGTGGTGTCCGGCTGATCTGCGGCAATGTAACCCGATTCAACGGATACAACCGGAAAGGTATGCTCAAGGGTCTTCACCAGTCCCGTCCAGGCCGCCTCTCCGTAAAGTCCGGCGGCGGCATAATTAATGGCCTGGAATCCCAGAGAAAACGCCGGCGAATTGGTCGGAAGAGTAAAATCATCCGTAAGCGGGTTTACAAACAGAGGATCGGCCAGCCGGGAATGCACGTCGTGCCCTGCCGCCTTCCACTGCGTAAATGTATTGGATCCAAACAGGATGTTGGTCGGCGTATTCCAATACAGGTTGTAGTCCATCTGCACAGGATGAGTGGCGTCCACGGCGCGATAAAACTGATTTGTCCCGTTGCAGTAGCTGATATTGCAGTTGATGTAGAAGTTGGTGTGTCCGGACGGAGTATTCGTGCCGGCCAGTCCAGACTGGTAAAGATAGCCGCAGTAAGCAAAAATATTATTCCGTGCCGTGTTGTCCCACCCCATATTCCGCATCAGCCCCACCGATTCAGCCCGGTACACCAGATTGCTTTCAAACAGCATGTCGCAGCCGTACGCGTCGGCATAAAGACCTTCTCCTCCATACTCGTAACAGGTCACGTCGTGAATGATGTTGTTGCGAACCACTGTTCCCGGCGACTTATTCACCAGATAAATGCCCGCCAGATCACTCAGCACATTCCGCCCGATATAACCGATACGGTTATATGCAATCAGGTTGTTAGAGGAAGAACCGGCCGTCGTGCTCCATCCCCAGCCGACCGATATGCCGGTGTAGTCCTGATCGGAAATTTCATTGTGCGAAACCACATTGTTCGCACTGTTTAAAATCCCGATCCCGCAGCCGCCGCGGAAAACACGTCCGCAATCGTGGATCAGGTTGTTATCCACCGTAATCCGCTGTGTCAGTTCGGCGCTCGGAACCGGATCCGGATAGGACATCGTTCCCGCCTTCAGAGCGGAGCCGCCGATGTCATAAAAGTGATTCTTTTGAATCAGTACATCCCGGCAGCCGTCCTCCAGCCAGACGGCATCGGCACCAACATGCCTGAAAACACAGTCCGTGATGGCTGCCTCTTGCAGATAATCACCGTGCACCGCATAGGAGCGCATACTGCGGCCCAACTGGCCATCTGCTGAGTTGGTACGCGGTATATCCCAGCCGCAATGTTCAAACACAATCCCTTTTACGGCCACATGGGTCACGGGCTGGCCAACCGTTCCGGCAAACAGCAGCAGATTGCTGACTGCCGGAGCAACGGCGTTTGTAATCGTCTCCCCCTCTTCCAGTATGTAATAGACCTTGCCGGCCGACTTATCCAAATACCACTCGCCCGGAGCATCCAAAGCGGCGCGGTAGTTTTCGATAATGAACCGGATATCCGATGTAAAACGGGTGATCGGATGATAGGTGTCTGCCGCCAAATAAACCAGATTGGTCGTATAGTCCACATGGGTGATCGCGTGCAAAGAGGTGGTCCAGGCATGAAAAACAGTCATATAAATATTCGTGATATCAGAAGGCGAAGGCACCCCGTCAAGCTGACCCGCTTTGAAATAAAAGCGGTTGTAATTTTCCCGGTAATTCGTATCCGTAACCTTAGCCGGGTTATATGCGCGAGCGCCATGATACCAGCCTTCGTTCGGCGTGCGGGCGCGCGTTTTACGCTCCCCGTTGATAAACAGTTGTCCGAAATCCATCCCCGCCGGAACTGTCGCGCTCCACAGCCCGTTGGACACCTGCTGCCATCCGGCGATCTCCGGACCGCCGCTGATCACGGCATTCCCCGTATGTTCCGCTTTCAGGATAATCCCGGAATGCTGCGCTCCGAAAAAGAGCGGGTTGCTGATCCGGTAGCACCCGTCTTTCAGTACGACGGTGACCGTGCGTTGAGACAGCGCAGCGGCTTTGTCCAGCCCAACCTGAACGGAGGCCACCGGCTGCTCCGCCGTGCCGTTATTCGCATCGCTCCCGGCGGGAGAAACATACACGCTGGTTTCCGTGCCCTGTAACAACAGGAGTAATCCCAGCATTGTATTGAGCGGAGTTCCAAACATCTCAACCTGCATCAAGGCTGTTCGGATAAAGGGGCTATCTGAATATTATCGAGATAAAATTCGCAACCGCCTGTTCCGGCATTAGCAATGGTTCCGAACTGGAAATGAGTAAGGGCTGCGCCCTTGTTCCGAAAAGCAAGCCCCTTTACATTGATCACCTCTGTGCCGTTCGATCCGCCGGCTCCCTCCAGAATCCGCAAGTCATAGGTGTCGGAGCTTCCGCTAAGATCACCCATTGTAATCTCTACATGATACCACAGACCCGTGGATAATTTATAGGAAGCAACGTCTTCCAGTTTTTCGGCACTACGATGCCTCACTGTTCCCGTCACATTAAAAAAATTCAGCGACAGAATTGCTTTCGTTCCAGCAAACAATGTAAGCGAAGGATTTTGCACGTTCGTTAAAACATTATAATCGAATGAAAAAACCACCGGTTCGGACAGCTTTATCGATTTGTTGACCACGAGCAAATTAAGCAAGCTGGGCGCATTATCTTTATCTGAATAAAAAAGAGATTTTGATCCCCCGTTAAAAAATGATCCCGCTTCAACAATTGATTGTTTCTGTTTCGCCGTCTCGTCAACCGTTGTAAAACCATTCTGACGGCTGATGCTGCTCCCCGGCTCATAACTCTCGAAGTTTTCGGAAAATATACTGTTGCCACAGGCTGCTCTGACTACGATGAGCATGATGGCAGCAACTACTGTTGCTTTGGACAATTTCATTTTTCTTTCCTCCTGATTGAATGTTTATTCTGCCCGCCAGCCTATTGACCTGCCGTAACAGCTGGTTCAGTTTGTAATCATAAAGAGTGATAGTTTTGCCGGGCCGGCAGTGCCCCCGACCTGAATATTATCTATGTTGTAAAGAGATGCCGTATTGGTCGACTGCGTTCTGAAGTCAAGCCCGTCAATATAGGAGGCATTAATCCGCATCGCCACATTAGTGAGATCGACAACCAAGGTACCGGCTTGATTATAGCCGCCCGCCGGTGCCGCTTGCCACACCTTCAAGTTATAGGTGTCAGTCGCCGTGCTGAGATCGCCGATTGTCATCTCTATGCGATACCAGTTGGCCGTGCTGACACTAACGCTACTAATAGAGGACGCGTTGGTAACAAAATTTTGAAAATAACGGTTGGTCGTACCGCCCAGATTCAGCGTTGCAACCCACGCATTCCCCGCGCGAAGATCAAACGTGGGAGTCACGCCCGCCGAACCAGGGGCTCCATTTGATCTTATGTTAAAATCAAACGAGATTTTTACGTTCCCGTTATTGGATATCGACGTTGCGCCGCTGTTCGTTGAACTGTATATCAGCGTCTGATTCAGAGGATTAGTGGTGCTGGAATCAAATACATACAAAGACCTTAGAGTGGTGTTTGTCGTGAAAAAAGACCCGACACCGCCAATGCTGTTAGATTGGTTTCCGGCCATGCCTGTGCCTGTCCATCCGTTTCCACTGCCAATAAAGCCAGTAGCTCCGCCTGCGTAACTCTGGAAGTCTTCGGAATATAACCCGGCACCGTAAGCCGCTCCAACGGCTGCGAGCGCGAAAGCACCTGCTACTACTTTTTTAATAACGCACTTCATTTCGTTTCTCCTTTTTTGATTAAAGCCATTACCGGGTCTCATACGGATATAAGAAAAAAGAGTGCTCTCCGCAGAGAGCACTCTTAGCCGTCGCCGGTTCGTTTACCGACCGGCAAGCTGGCGGCGGATGAGCACCAACCCTCCCGCGCCAAAAACCAGCATCCCGATTGTAGCCGGTTCAGGGATGGTCACGACGGATATATTGTCGATGTTATAAAGAGATGCCGTATTGGTCGACTGCGTTCTGAAGTCAAACCCGTCAAAATAGGAGGCATTAACCCGCATCGCCACATTAGTAAGATCGACCACCAAGGTACCGGCTTGATTATAGCCGCCCGCCGGTGCCGCTTGCCACACCTTCAAGTTATAGGTGTCAGTCGCCGTGCTGAGATCGCCGATTGTCATCTCTATGCGATACCAGTTGGCCGTGCTGACACTAACGCTACTAATAGAGGACGCGTTGGTAACAAAATTTTGAAAATAACGGTTGGTCGTACCGCCCAGATTCAGCGTTGCAACCCACGCATTCCCCGCGCGAAGATCAAACGTGGGAGTCACGCCCGCCGAACCAGGGGCTCCATTTGATCTTATGTTAAAATCAAACGAGATTTTTACGTTCCCGTTATTGGATATCGACGTTGCGCCGCTGTTCGTTGAACTGTATATCAGCGTCTGATTCAGAGGATTAGTGGTAATGTTGTCATTTACATACAAGGATCTCAGAGAAGGGGTGTTTGCTGTGAAAAGAGACCCGACACCGCCAATACTGTTGGTCTGGCCTGAAGTCATGCCTGTGCCTGTCCAGCCGTTTCCACTGCCGATGAAGCCGGTAGCTCCGTTTGAGTAACTCTGGAAGTCTTGTTGGTACAATATACCTCCGTAAGAGACTCCGACTGCTGCGAGCACACATGCACCCACCATGATTATTTTGATCCATTTCATTTTCTGCTTCCTTTCATTTTCCGGTTTCTTTCGTCTCAGCGCACGACCACTTCCCGTGCGTATTTTCACTCAACGACTGATGTTATAATAACTATTTCTCGGGATGGCAATTTAAATTTTAATAATTAAATTAATCTATTACAGGCTCTGACGACTCAGCTCAGCCAAAAAGTATCCGGCAGAACGGCCCTGATCGTTTCCGCTAAAAAACAACCAGCTGTTTCCTTTCTACACCTGTTCGATTTCGATTCCGCCGACCAATCGGCGGGCTTCAACCATGGCGTTGGCTCTCACCGTGTATTCCCCGGAATCCAGCGTCTTGCATCCCGCAAGGGATTTCTTTTCCATAGCCACGCGGAGAAGCTGCTCCGCCAGCAGGGCATTGTTCCGCTCTGTTTCACTGCCACCGGTTTTCAGTTTTTCCGCTTTTGTCAGAATCAGTCTGCTCTGCATATCAAGGATTTCTCCCAGCGTAACCGCCACATCAGTGGAAAGGCTGTCAAGCTCAACTCCCCCGACCAGATGATGAGCCGTTAACAGATGCTCAAAACAATAGCTGTAGTTGAACGGGTGAATAATATGGGGCGCGTTCGGAAGCGTAGGCGGCCATTGGCCATCGCTATTGTAGCTGTTGGTCAGATGATACCAGCTCTTTTCCGCAACATGCTTCGGAAGCTGCATTTCAATCCGGCTGAGTTTTTCGCGGATAAGATCCTGCCACGGGCGAAGCAGTCTGGCCATCGGTGTGGAGGCCCAGGTGCTGGCCTGAGCTCCATGCCAGGCCGCATCATCATCCCAGGTAATGGGCTGTGTATTAGGCGTCAGCTCGCACGCCTCTGCAAAGGTGGCAAATTCCCCGCGCTGCTGAACTGCTTCAACCAGTGCAATCAGTTTTTCTTTGGCATCCGGAACACGCTCGAATACCCGATCCGGCTCGTTCTGATATTTCAAACGAAACCAGCCGTTCGTACCGATATATTCAGCATCATCCGCAAAAATAACCAAAGCGCCTTCGCCCATTCCTTTGCGATCCCCGCTATAACGGTCAATGGTTGCCAGATATTCCTCGTGGGAATACCCTTTCATCCCCATGAAATAGCGAACGGCATACTGGCACACGCGATCGGATCTCAAAAAGACTCTAAGCTCATCGGGCTCCAGTCCTTGCACATGATTAAAAGGATAGTGCAGAGCGTAGTCATCTGACGGCAGGTCATACTTGAAGTCGAAATTGTAAAAATTCTTTTCCTTGGTGGCTTCCTTCGCATAGATTTCAGGTCGTTGCGGGGTTCCGGACGGGCCGTTTTCGCAACGACTGTAGGATTCAAAGTCCCCGGTCAGATATTTGTATCCCGCATCCCGCACAATCCCGGGAACATAACTCCGCCAGCCGCATTCCGGATTCCAGAAACTGACCGGACGCAGGCCAAGAATCTTCTCATAGATCCGATGAGAAAATTCCAGCGTCCAAAGGCCGTCTTTTTCCGGAAAATTAGGCAACATCGGATGGGCATACGGGGAGCCCATGAACTCGCAAGAGCCGTTCTGGATGGCGGCTTTGAGTTTTTCAACCACATCCGGCGTATATTTTTCCATCATCTCAATGGTGTACCCGCTCGCTTCAAAAACATATTTGGTGCCGGGAAAATTCTTCCTCATGGTATCAATGGTCATCTCATAGGCTTCGCGGATTACAAATTCATACTGATCCGGTGTGAGATAGGCATAGTTCAAATTGGCGTGAAAAATCATTACATACTTCATTCGGCTTCCTTTGTGTTTGGTTGATACTGCATCATCTGTCTGCATTCAGGTTATGACCCGCCCCGGCGAATCGCTCCGGAATTCAGACGTGAAATTCTATTTTAATTCTTTCTCCATCGATCTTCTGCTCATCCATATCTTTTTCAATCAACAGCCTGTTTTCCAATGTCACGGTATTCGGGATCCAGCCCGGCATTCTTGATAATGTCCGGAACCATGGAGGCATCCATGGGAAGGATCCGGATATCCCCCGGTTGATTAAAAAGATACCGCTCCACCCCGCTTCCGGCCGAAGCGCAATTCTGCTGAAAGGTAATGCCCCCGCTGCGTTCGTCCATGTAGTAGCACTTGGGCGACGCTGCACCGACCGCCCATCCGGATGCATTCACATTGGAAACCACATTGCGGAAGATCAGACTGCCCGGCATTTCCGAGAGCGTATAGATTCCCGCTCCGTCGGAAAACAGCTCCATCGGACTATCAATGTGGTTCCACCGGATGAGGTTGTCGTGCATGGCATTCGGGACGGCGGTCCACCCCCACCCCACGCTGATCCCGCTGTAGGCCAGATGCCGCAACTCGTTATGCTCAATTTTCACCGCAACCGGCCAGCCGCTGAGAATGCCGACACTGCCGCCGTATTCATACCCGACCGACTCAATCCAGTTATTGTGAATCCAGTCGTTGACGCATAGATCCCGCTGATCGACCGGATTGTACGGTGTATGGATTTCCACATCCGGATCGGACAGCCGGGTATGAGAAACCGCTGTTCCGGCGATATCATAAAAAACATTTCCCGCCACTTCACAGTCGTGTGTCCCGTAATGCAAATCCAGACCGGTGCTCCCCAGTTTTTTGAACACATTGCGTTTGAAAACCAGATGGCCCGCACAGGCGACATAAACCGCAGACGGAGGCCGTCCGACATATTGAACATCTTTGTCAGTCGGCTCCAGACTGTACTGCCCGGCCTGCACATTGAGATACCCCCGGTCACTCGGCATCGTCCAGCTGGAATGCATGAAAGTCAGCCCTTCAAAACGCAGATACTCCACCGGTTGATCCAGAGTGCCTTTAACGGAAAGTAATGTCTCAAGCTGAGGGACAATCACTTCAGCAGAGTCCATTTTCTCTCCGGCTCTCGGCAGATAGCAGCAGATCCCTTC from Kiritimatiellaceae bacterium carries:
- a CDS encoding DNRLRE domain-containing protein; the protein is MLGLLLLLQGTETSVYVSPAGSDANNGTAEQPVASVQVGLDKAAALSQRTVTVVLKDGCYRISNPLFFGAQHSGIILKAEHTGNAVISGGPEIAGWQQVSNGLWSATVPAGMDFGQLFINGERKTRARTPNEGWYHGARAYNPAKVTDTNYRENYNRFYFKAGQLDGVPSPSDITNIYMTVFHAWTTSLHAITHVDYTTNLVYLAADTYHPITRFTSDIRFIIENYRAALDAPGEWYLDKSAGKVYYILEEGETITNAVAPAVSNLLLFAGTVGQPVTHVAVKGIVFEHCGWDIPRTNSADGQLGRSMRSYAVHGDYLQEAAITDCVFRHVGADAVWLEDGCRDVLIQKNHFYDIGGSALKAGTMSYPDPVPSAELTQRITVDNNLIHDCGRVFRGGCGIGILNSANNVVSHNEISDQDYTGISVGWGWSTTAGSSSNNLIAYNRIGYIGRNVLSDLAGIYLVNKSPGTVVRNNIIHDVTCYEYGGEGLYADAYGCDMLFESNLVYRAESVGLMRNMGWDNTARNNIFAYCGYLYQSGLAGTNTPSGHTNFYINCNISYCNGTNQFYRAVDATHPVQMDYNLYWNTPTNILFGSNTFTQWKAAGHDVHSRLADPLFVNPLTDDFTLPTNSPAFSLGFQAINYAAAGLYGEAAWTGLVKTLEHTFPVVSVESGYIAADQPDTTYAGATYNGRCLWNGTGTFKRVIYYRFNLPANVPVAISAALKLGITTNCSEGNSYSIVAITNEAAETGWTENTLTWNNAPAHNASSVPSQAWNPAANPNPFVPADTALAASVTVPAGTLSQTAFSIPLNAKGLAMINQDTDHSVTFMVVVNDRSTNAPGFYLSNTAYEDSRPELVLIHRTAL
- a CDS encoding PEP-CTERM sorting domain-containing protein (PEP-CTERM proteins occur, often in large numbers, in the proteomes of bacteria that also encode an exosortase, a predicted intramembrane cysteine proteinase. The presence of a PEP-CTERM domain at a protein's C-terminus predicts cleavage within the sorting domain, followed by covalent anchoring to some some component of the (usually Gram-negative) cell surface. Many PEP-CTERM proteins exhibit an unusual sequence composition that includes large numbers of potential glycosylation sites. Expression of one such protein has been shown restore the ability of a bacterium to form floc, a type of biofilm.) translates to MKWIKIIMVGACVLAAVGVSYGGILYQQDFQSYSNGATGFIGSGNGWTGTGMTSGQTNSIGGVGSLFTANTPSLRSLYVNDNITTNPLNQTLIYSSTNSGATSISNNGNVKISFDFNIRSNGAPGSAGVTPTFDLRAGNAWVATLNLGGTTNRYFQNFVTNASSISSVSVSTANWYRIEMTIGDLSTATDTYNLKVWQAAPAGGYNQAGTLVVDLTNVAMRVNASYFDGFDFRTQSTNTASLYNIDNISVVTIPEPATIGMLVFGAGGLVLIRRQLAGR